The nucleotide window CCCGCGCCCCCCCCCCCCCCCCCCCGCTTCCGTTTCGCCGGATGGTCCAGGACGAAGTCCTGGCGCGGGGTCCGGGGGCTCGCGGCCTCCGGCCGCCGGAGGCTATTCCTGGTCCAGCATGGTCAGGTCGCCGGGGTCCACGTTCAGTTCCTGAGCCTTGAGCACGCGGCGCATGATCTTGCCCGAGCGGGTGCGCGGCAGGGTCTCGCGGAACTCGATGCTCTTGATGGCGGCCACGGGGCCCAGCTCGCCGCGCACGTGGCGCTTGAGGTCCTGGATGAGCTCGGTGGAGCCCTGGCGGTCCGGGTTGAGCACGAGGAAGGCCTTGGCCGCCTCGCCCTTGATGGCGTCCGGCACGCCGACCACGGCGGCCTCGCTCACGGCCGGGTGGGAGCCGAAGGCGGCCTCCAGCTCGGCGGTGCCCACGCGGTGCCCGGCGATGTTCAGCACGTCGTCGGCCCGGCCCTGGATCCAGAAGAATCCGTCCTCGTCCTTCTTGGCCACGTCGCCCGCGAAGTAGACCCCGCCGGGGATGGCCTCGTAGTAGTCGCGGCGGAAGCGCTCCTCGTCGCCGAGGATGCCGGTGGCCATGCCCGGCCAGGGGCGGCGCATGACGAGGAAGCCGCCCTTGCCCGGGGGCACGGGGGCGCCGTCGCGGTCCACCACGTCGGCCTCCACGCCGGGCAGGGGCTTGGTCACGGAGCCGGGCTTGAGCAGGGAGATGGGCAGGGGTGCGAGCATGAACATGCCGGTCTCGGTCTGCCACCAGGTGTCCAGCAGGGGGCATTCGCTGCGGCCGATGTTCTTGTAGAACCACATCCAGGGCTCGGGCCCGATGGGCTCGCCCACGGTGCCGAGCAGGCGCAGGGTGGAGAGGTCGTGGCGGCGGGGGTACTGGACGCCGAAGCGCATGAGCATGCGGATCATGGTCGGCACGGTGTAGAAGATGGTCACCCCGTACTTGTCCACGATGTGCCAGAGCCGGTCGGCCTGGGGGTAGTTGGGGTGGCCCTCGTAGAGCACGGTGGTGGTCCCGGCCAGGAGCGGGCCGTAGACCACGGCGGTGTGCCCGGTGATCCAGCCCGGGTCGGCGGTGCACCAGAAGATGTCCGTGGGCTTGATGTCGAAGACGTGGGTCAGGGTGCGGTGCACGCCGACCATGTAGCCGCCGTGGCTGTGGAGGATGCCCTTGGGCCGTCCGGTGGCCCCGGAGGTGTGCAGGAGGAAGAGCGGGTCGCCCGCCTCCATGACCTCGGTGGGGGCCTCGTTGCGCTCGTTGCGCACCAGGTCGTCGTACCAGAAGTCGCGGCCGTCCTGCATCTCCACGGCGGCCTTGGTGCGCCGGACCACGACCACGGAGTCCACGCGCTCGGCGTCCGCCCCGGCCAGGGCCTCGTCCACCAGGGGCTTGAGCTGGATGACCTGGCCGTTGCGGTAGAAGCCGTCGGCCGTGACCAGCAGGCGGGCCCCGGAGTCGCGCAGGCGTTCGCGCAGGGCCTTGGGCGAGAATCCGGCGAAGACCAGGGTGTGCACGGCGCCGATCTTGGCCGAGGCGAGCATGGCGATGACCGTCTCGGGCAGGGAGGGCATGTACAGGGCCACGCGGTCGCCCTTGGCCACGCCCAGGGAGCGCAGGGCCCCGGCGAAGCGGTTCACGGCGCGGTAGAGCTCGTAGTAGGTGTACTTGCGGTTGTCCCCGGGCTCGCCCTCCCAGACCAGGGCCAGCTTGTTCTTGTTGGCGGTCTCGATGTGCCGGTCCAGGGCGTTGTAGACGATGTTGCAGCGTCCGCCGGGGAACCAGCGGTAGAAGGGCGGGTTGGACTCGTCCAGGACCTGGTCCCATTTCTTGAACCAGTCCAGCTCGTCGGCGGCTTCCTCCCAGTAGGCCAGGGGGTCCTGGGCGGCCTGGCGGCGGTAGGCCTCCAGTTCCTGGGGGTTGACGTTGGCCTCGATGACGAGTTGCGGCAGGGGGCGGAAGACCCGCTCCTCCTGAAACAGACTGTCCAGGGCTCCGTTCTGGTCCATGTGCGGCCTCCGGGGCTGCGGGAAAACAGGGTCCGCAGCCTTTCCTTTCTCACGTTTTCCGTCGTCGGGCGCTCGCGGCTCCCGGAAAAATCGGCGGGCGGTCGCGGCCGTCCGGCCAATGGCGGGCTAGAAGCCCAGGATCTGCTTCAGCCGGGCGATGCGCCTGCGGCTGATGGGCAGCTCGATGCGGGTCTTGCCCGCGGTCCGGAGCATGAAGTTGCTGCCCGGCAGGCTGGCGATCTCCGTGACCATGTCCAGGTTCACCAGATACTTGCGGTGGACGCGGAAGAAGCCGTGAGGCTCCAGGCGCTCCTCCAGGTTCTTCAGCCGGTAGGAGGTCAGGAACTTCTGTCCGGCGGTGTGCACGTAGGAATAGTCCTCGTAGGCCTCGACGAAGACGATCTGGCCGTAGGGGATGAGGATCATCCTGCCGTCCAGGGTCACGGCCAGCTTCTCGATCTCCGGCGAGCGCGTGCGGTTCTGGTCCCAGGCGTCCTTGAGGGCGTTCAGGAAGTACTCCTGCTCCTCGTCGCCCATGTTCACCTGCACGGTCTCCTCGCCGTCGTCCTCGACCTCTTCGGCCTCGGGCCAGGCCTCGGGCGGCGGGGGCACCTCGCGGAAGCGGGACTTGAAGTCCGCCAGCCGCTCCAGGGTCTTCTGGAAGCGGTCCTCGGACACCGGCCAGAGGAGATAGTCCGCCGCGCCCATCTCGAAGGCCTGATAGGCCTTGGTCTCGCTGGCGGCGATGAAGACGAGCCCGGGCTTGCGCTTGCGCCCGGCCAGCATCTGGGCCAGCTCCAGGCCCGAGACCCCGCCGGGCAGGTCCACCCCGAGGAAGAACACGCCGTAGGGGATGGACTCCAGCAGCTCCAGGGCCTCGAAGGCGCTCACCGCCTCGCCCAGGATCTGGATCCAGGGCACGGCCTCCAGACGGCGGCGCAGTTCGGTGCGCACCGTCGGATCGGGGTGGAGGAGGAGACTTTTCAGTTTCGCCATGAGTGGGAGCGGCGGACGACCGCCTTTCTCTCGCTGTATCCCGAAATCGGAACGGATCGCAATCCCCCTTCGAGGCTTCACGGAAAGGCGGGGAAGATTGCGCCCACTCGCGCCGGTCCGCCTCGCGGTAGACCGGGGAAGCCGGGTGGGTTATCCTGGGGGCATGGCGACACTCCCCGGCAAGCTGGCCGTCCTCTCCGATCCCCACGGCAACCTGGAGGCCCTGCGACGGGTCCTGGAGGACATGGATGCCCAGGGCGCGGAGGAGGCCGTCTGCCTGGGCGACGCCGTGGGCTACGGCCCGGAGCCCGAGGCCGTGGTCCGGCTCCTGCGGGAGCGGGGCATCCCCCAGGTCATGGGCAACCACGAACACGGCATCGCGGACAAGGCCCAGATGTGCCGCTTCAACCCCCAGGCCCGGCAGGCCCTGGAGCGCACGGCCTGCCTGCTGGAGCCCGCCACCGCGGCCTTCCTCTCCGGCCTGCCGCGCTTCATCGTCCGCCACGGCGCGCGCTTCGTGCACGGCTGCCCGCCGGACCGGGTGAACACCTACCTGTACATGATCCGGGACAAGGCCCTGCCCGCCCTGTTCGGGCGCTTTCCCGAAGAGATCTGCTTCGTGGGCCACACCCACGAGCTGGCCCTGGTGGAGTTCGACGGGACCGAGGCCCGGAACCTGGACCTCAACGGCGGCAAGCTGTTCGAGCCCGGGAAGCGGTACATCGTCAACGTGGGAGCGGTGGGCCAGCCCCGCGACGGCGACAACCGGGCCAAGTACGTGCTCTGGGAGCCGGAGGCGCGGAAGATCGCCGTGCGCCGGGTGGCCTACGACATCCAGAAGACCGTGGACCGCATGCGCGAGCTGGGCATGCCCGAGGTCTACGCCGACCGGCTCTGGTAGTCCCCGCGACCCGTATGAAGGACGCTGATGAAACGCATCGGACGCTATGAAATCCTGGGACTGCTCGGCCGGGGCGGCATGGGCGCGGTGTACAAGGCCGCCGCCCCGCGCACCGGGCGGGTGGTGGCCCTGAAGCTCTGCCGTCCGGCGGAGATCATGGCCGACGTGGTGGGCCTGGAGGAGTGCCGCCGCCTGTTCC belongs to Desulfovibrio aminophilus and includes:
- the acs gene encoding acetate--CoA ligase; this translates as MDQNGALDSLFQEERVFRPLPQLVIEANVNPQELEAYRRQAAQDPLAYWEEAADELDWFKKWDQVLDESNPPFYRWFPGGRCNIVYNALDRHIETANKNKLALVWEGEPGDNRKYTYYELYRAVNRFAGALRSLGVAKGDRVALYMPSLPETVIAMLASAKIGAVHTLVFAGFSPKALRERLRDSGARLLVTADGFYRNGQVIQLKPLVDEALAGADAERVDSVVVVRRTKAAVEMQDGRDFWYDDLVRNERNEAPTEVMEAGDPLFLLHTSGATGRPKGILHSHGGYMVGVHRTLTHVFDIKPTDIFWCTADPGWITGHTAVVYGPLLAGTTTVLYEGHPNYPQADRLWHIVDKYGVTIFYTVPTMIRMLMRFGVQYPRRHDLSTLRLLGTVGEPIGPEPWMWFYKNIGRSECPLLDTWWQTETGMFMLAPLPISLLKPGSVTKPLPGVEADVVDRDGAPVPPGKGGFLVMRRPWPGMATGILGDEERFRRDYYEAIPGGVYFAGDVAKKDEDGFFWIQGRADDVLNIAGHRVGTAELEAAFGSHPAVSEAAVVGVPDAIKGEAAKAFLVLNPDRQGSTELIQDLKRHVRGELGPVAAIKSIEFRETLPRTRSGKIMRRVLKAQELNVDPGDLTMLDQE
- a CDS encoding LytTR family DNA-binding domain-containing protein yields the protein MAKLKSLLLHPDPTVRTELRRRLEAVPWIQILGEAVSAFEALELLESIPYGVFFLGVDLPGGVSGLELAQMLAGRKRKPGLVFIAASETKAYQAFEMGAADYLLWPVSEDRFQKTLERLADFKSRFREVPPPPEAWPEAEEVEDDGEETVQVNMGDEEQEYFLNALKDAWDQNRTRSPEIEKLAVTLDGRMILIPYGQIVFVEAYEDYSYVHTAGQKFLTSYRLKNLEERLEPHGFFRVHRKYLVNLDMVTEIASLPGSNFMLRTAGKTRIELPISRRRIARLKQILGF
- a CDS encoding metallophosphoesterase — protein: MATLPGKLAVLSDPHGNLEALRRVLEDMDAQGAEEAVCLGDAVGYGPEPEAVVRLLRERGIPQVMGNHEHGIADKAQMCRFNPQARQALERTACLLEPATAAFLSGLPRFIVRHGARFVHGCPPDRVNTYLYMIRDKALPALFGRFPEEICFVGHTHELALVEFDGTEARNLDLNGGKLFEPGKRYIVNVGAVGQPRDGDNRAKYVLWEPEARKIAVRRVAYDIQKTVDRMRELGMPEVYADRLW